Proteins co-encoded in one Phycisphaerae bacterium genomic window:
- the neuB gene encoding N-acetylneuraminate synthase: MHKVFVIAEAGVNHNGCVEIARKMINAAADAGADAVKFQTFKAESFVSKFAPKAKYQKKTTGNSESQFDMIKKLELDENAHKKLIKYCKKKKIIFMSSPFDLKSIDLLNKLRLEIFKIPSGEITNLPFLRKIAVLKKKIILSTGMADLREIKEALSVLIKGGTKKENITILHCNTEYPTPFEDVNLLAMLTIKEKLKVKVGYSDHTPGIEVPIAAVALGATVIEKHFTLDRNMNGPDHKASLEPDELKIMVSAIRNIEKALGDGVKKPSPSELKNKPIARKSIVAAKDIKPKEMFTERNLAAKRPAAGMSPMKWDSVIGKTAKKFFKKDELIEP, from the coding sequence ATGCATAAAGTTTTTGTCATAGCAGAGGCCGGTGTTAATCATAATGGCTGTGTTGAGATAGCCAGAAAAATGATAAATGCGGCTGCAGATGCCGGTGCTGATGCTGTAAAATTCCAGACTTTCAAAGCAGAAAGTTTTGTAAGCAAATTTGCCCCCAAGGCAAAGTACCAGAAAAAAACAACCGGAAATTCTGAATCACAGTTCGATATGATAAAAAAACTGGAATTAGATGAGAATGCACATAAAAAACTCATCAAATATTGTAAAAAAAAGAAAATAATTTTTATGTCTTCTCCCTTTGATTTGAAGAGTATAGATTTGCTTAATAAATTAAGGCTCGAAATATTCAAAATTCCATCAGGAGAGATTACAAACCTTCCTTTTTTGAGAAAAATAGCAGTCCTAAAAAAGAAAATAATACTTTCAACGGGCATGGCAGATCTAAGGGAAATTAAAGAAGCACTAAGTGTTTTAATAAAAGGGGGCACAAAAAAAGAAAATATAACTATTCTGCATTGTAATACTGAATACCCGACTCCTTTTGAGGATGTAAATCTTCTCGCGATGCTTACTATAAAGGAAAAGCTGAAAGTCAAAGTCGGATATTCGGACCACACCCCCGGAATAGAAGTTCCAATAGCAGCAGTTGCGCTTGGCGCAACTGTTATTGAAAAGCATTTTACGCTTGATAGAAATATGAATGGCCCTGACCATAAAGCATCTTTAGAGCCGGATGAATTGAAAATAATGGTAAGTGCGATAAGAAATATTGAAAAAGCGTTGGGGGATGGTGTCAAAAAACCATCTCCATCAGAGTTGAAAAATAAGCCGATAGCAAGAAAAAGTATAGTTGCAGCAAAAGATATAAAGCCAAAGGAAATGTTCACAGAAAGAAACCTCGCTGCCAAGAGACCTGCGGCGGGAATGTCTCCAATGAAATGGGACAGTGTGATAGGTAAAACTGCAAAAAAGTTTTTTAAAAAGGACGAACTGATAGAACCGTAA
- a CDS encoding acetyltransferase has protein sequence MKKRKIILIGGGGHCRSCIDVIEAEDKFEIAGIVDVQQKLGEKISGYKIIACDKDLPLLSKEQKYFLITIGQIKNPDKRRDMFKYLKKLKIELPVVVSPFAYVSKNSFIGEGTIIMHKAFLNAGAAIRKNCIINTGAIIEHDSIVNDHCHISVGSVVGGNCTIEEGTFVGGNSVIANNIQITGGVVIGAGAIVVKSITKRGTYVGNTARRL, from the coding sequence ATGAAGAAGAGAAAGATTATACTAATAGGCGGCGGAGGGCATTGCAGGTCGTGTATTGATGTTATTGAAGCGGAAGATAAATTTGAGATAGCGGGAATCGTTGACGTACAGCAAAAATTAGGCGAGAAAATTTCGGGATACAAAATTATTGCTTGCGATAAAGACCTGCCTTTATTGTCAAAAGAACAAAAATATTTTCTTATTACGATCGGGCAGATAAAGAATCCCGATAAAAGAAGAGATATGTTTAAATATCTTAAAAAGTTAAAAATAGAATTACCTGTTGTCGTATCTCCTTTTGCTTATGTTTCAAAAAACAGTTTTATTGGCGAAGGAACGATTATTATGCATAAGGCATTTCTAAATGCCGGAGCGGCCATTAGGAAAAATTGTATAATTAATACGGGAGCAATTATAGAGCACGATTCCATAGTAAACGATCATTGTCATATTTCAGTGGGAAGCGTTGTAGGCGGTAATTGTACTATAGAGGAAGGAACATTTGTTGGCGGTAACAGTGTAATAGCAAATAACATTCAAATAACAGGGGGAGTAGTAATAGGTGCGGGCGCCATTGTTGTAAAATCAATTACGAAGCGTGGAACTTACGTCGGAAATACGGCAAGAAGATTGTAA
- a CDS encoding LegC family aminotransferase → MSKSIFLDAPNLSDIEKQYIAKVIDSGFVSTVGPFVSEFENKFAEYLNVEKAVSTQSGTAALHIALYELNIGKDDEVIVPALTFVATVNPVLYVGAKPVIVDVDPVTWTIDLNAVKKAITPKTKAIIPVHLYGNPCNMDEICDIADRYNLHVIEDATESLGAIYKGRQTGTFGDFGCFSFNGNKLITTGGGGMVTGRDIKKLDHIKFLVNQARQESKGYYHPEVGFNYRMTNIAASLGLGQMERLNGFLAQKKEFNRIYRQELEDIDGIVFQGEYEGAESSCWLTCVIFKDDINITELQKKLTDKSIPTRRIFMPVVEFPPYKTYRNSDYENAYSIYERGLCFPSSTLNSEDDIYYVCKILRELI, encoded by the coding sequence ATGTCTAAATCCATATTTTTGGATGCTCCCAACTTAAGCGATATAGAAAAACAATATATTGCCAAAGTTATTGATAGCGGTTTTGTTTCTACTGTAGGGCCTTTCGTTTCAGAGTTTGAAAACAAATTTGCCGAATATCTGAATGTAGAAAAAGCCGTTTCAACTCAAAGCGGTACGGCAGCTTTGCACATAGCACTTTACGAACTGAATATTGGGAAAGATGACGAAGTAATTGTGCCGGCTCTTACCTTTGTCGCCACCGTCAACCCTGTACTGTATGTAGGCGCAAAACCTGTAATTGTTGACGTTGACCCTGTAACATGGACTATTGACTTAAATGCTGTAAAAAAAGCTATAACGCCGAAAACAAAAGCTATCATTCCTGTTCATCTTTATGGTAATCCGTGTAATATGGATGAAATATGTGATATTGCCGACAGGTACAATTTGCATGTCATTGAAGACGCGACAGAGAGCCTGGGTGCAATTTACAAAGGACGACAGACCGGTACTTTTGGGGATTTTGGCTGTTTTAGTTTTAATGGGAATAAGTTAATCACCACCGGCGGGGGCGGAATGGTAACCGGCAGGGATATTAAAAAGCTGGACCATATAAAATTTCTGGTAAACCAGGCGAGACAGGAATCAAAGGGGTACTATCACCCTGAGGTTGGATTTAACTACAGGATGACCAATATAGCGGCATCATTGGGGCTGGGCCAAATGGAAAGATTGAACGGTTTTTTGGCTCAAAAGAAGGAATTCAATCGCATATACCGCCAGGAGTTGGAAGATATTGATGGCATTGTTTTTCAGGGAGAATATGAAGGCGCTGAAAGTTCCTGTTGGCTTACATGTGTTATTTTTAAGGATGATATAAATATAACTGAGCTGCAAAAGAAACTAACGGACAAAAGCATTCCTACGAGAAGAATATTTATGCCGGTTGTTGAATTCCCTCCCTACAAGACATACAGGAACAGTGATTATGAAAATGCGTACAGTATATATGAAAGGGGACTCTGCTTTCCGAGTTCGACACTGAATTCAGAGGATGACATATATTACGTCTGTAAAATATTAAGAGAGTTAATTTAA
- a CDS encoding NAD-dependent 4,6-dehydratase LegB — MKVLVTGAGGFIGSHLTEALVENGFSVKAFVRYNSKNNWGWLEQSKYKDEIEVLCGDIRDYDFVFKAVRGCDSVFHLAALIGIPYSYISPIAYIETNILGSYNILQASRECQLKNVIITSTSETYGTAQYVPIDEIHPKVTQSPYAASKAAADMLAISYYRSFHLPVKIVRPFNTYGPRQSARAIIPAIITQLLSGAKEIKLGGLSPTRDLLFVKDTVNGFIEAASSEKTIGEEVNIATQSEISIGELAQKIVDMINPKAKIISEPDRIRPDNSEVKRLLGSNEKIKKTTNWNPEYDLPRGLKETIDWFRNEENLRLYKANIYNV; from the coding sequence ATGAAAGTTTTAGTAACAGGAGCAGGCGGATTTATTGGTTCTCATCTTACTGAGGCACTCGTAGAAAATGGTTTTTCTGTAAAAGCTTTTGTAAGATATAATTCAAAAAATAACTGGGGCTGGCTGGAGCAATCAAAATATAAGGATGAAATAGAAGTTCTCTGTGGAGATATTAGAGATTATGATTTCGTCTTTAAAGCTGTTAGAGGATGCGATAGTGTTTTTCATCTTGCTGCCCTAATCGGTATTCCCTATTCATATATATCCCCCATTGCTTATATTGAAACTAATATCCTCGGTTCATATAATATCCTTCAGGCCTCTCGGGAATGTCAGTTAAAAAATGTTATAATCACATCTACGAGTGAAACTTACGGTACAGCTCAGTATGTTCCAATTGATGAAATTCATCCGAAAGTTACCCAATCGCCGTATGCAGCTTCAAAAGCAGCGGCCGACATGTTGGCAATCAGCTATTACAGGTCATTTCACCTGCCCGTAAAGATTGTAAGGCCTTTTAATACATATGGGCCGCGGCAATCAGCAAGGGCAATCATTCCTGCAATTATCACTCAGCTTTTATCTGGTGCAAAAGAAATAAAACTTGGCGGACTTTCTCCAACGAGAGATTTGTTGTTTGTGAAAGATACCGTAAATGGTTTTATAGAAGCAGCCAGCTCAGAAAAAACTATCGGAGAGGAAGTAAATATAGCGACTCAGAGCGAAATATCCATCGGAGAGTTGGCCCAGAAAATAGTTGATATGATAAATCCAAAGGCGAAGATAATTAGTGAACCGGATAGAATACGGCCTGATAACAGCGAAGTCAAAAGGCTGTTAGGCAGTAATGAAAAAATAAAGAAAACAACTAATTGGAACCCTGAATACGACCTTCCAAGAGGTTTAAAGGAAACCATCGACTGGTTTAGAAATGAAGAAAATCTGCGATTGTATAAGGCAAACATATACAATGTCTAA
- a CDS encoding 4Fe-4S binding protein, translated as MPAKVSEEKCTGCEACIDACPAEAIKMVDGKAVVDADTCVDCGVCVDECPVEAIEME; from the coding sequence ATGCCGGCAAAAGTAAGTGAAGAAAAATGCACAGGCTGCGAAGCGTGTATAGATGCCTGCCCAGCGGAAGCGATAAAGATGGTTGATGGCAAGGCAGTAGTAGATGCGGACACTTGCGTTGACTGTGGTGTTTGTGTTGACGAGTGCCCTGTAGAAGCGATAGAGATGGAATAA
- the murJ gene encoding murein biosynthesis integral membrane protein MurJ yields MFKGFRQTVILTIISRITGLLRDMVFAFFLGATELMDSWVIAFTIPNLARSLFGEGAASSSLIPVYSEELAKDRQSSDRLASTALTVVFVILSGIVLAGEIIIWIWYGFFSPMPATTLKLMLTGIMLPYMTLICLEAIAGGVLNSHRHFMAPAFAPIILNVVMIVSLYFGSWLLTNNLNGQAYFLACSVIVSGFLQLFTQLVPLKFMGVQIKPAWHIQTEAFKKVMLLMGPMILGLVATQLNTLMDKFIALWFSSSAEKGMSFILFGREIAYPMHAGAVSRLFYAQRLYQFPFGVFGISLATVVFPVMSAAAARKDSASLCVTIARGIKGAIFVAFPATVGLILVRKPLIGILFERGRFTSEDTIFTASILVCYSIGLTGFFMQQICSKAYYSTQDSRKPMRTTLLTVALNLILNLIFIWPMGAAGLALSTSLCSYLQVGILLKGLAKKFGRQLFDGVDIEIIKITVNTVIMCFATIFAMKLTGHLPQLIQIIIVVAVASGLYLGGAAALKIEMLSLITGRKSIK; encoded by the coding sequence ATGTTTAAAGGATTCAGACAAACAGTTATTCTTACGATAATCAGCCGCATAACCGGTTTGCTGCGTGATATGGTTTTCGCATTCTTTCTCGGTGCGACCGAACTGATGGACAGTTGGGTGATTGCTTTTACAATTCCCAATCTCGCCCGCAGTCTTTTCGGTGAAGGCGCCGCGTCGAGTTCTCTTATCCCTGTTTACAGCGAGGAACTTGCCAAAGACCGCCAATCATCGGACAGGCTTGCTTCAACGGCATTGACAGTTGTTTTTGTGATACTTTCGGGCATTGTTCTGGCCGGCGAAATAATTATCTGGATTTGGTACGGTTTCTTTTCTCCGATGCCTGCGACTACGCTTAAGCTTATGCTGACCGGCATAATGCTGCCCTATATGACGCTGATATGTCTCGAGGCGATTGCAGGGGGAGTATTGAATTCGCATCGGCATTTTATGGCGCCGGCATTTGCACCGATAATCCTGAACGTTGTTATGATAGTATCATTGTATTTCGGCAGCTGGCTGCTTACCAATAATCTCAACGGACAGGCATATTTTCTCGCCTGTTCGGTTATCGTGTCAGGATTTTTACAGCTTTTCACTCAGCTGGTACCTCTTAAATTCATGGGCGTTCAAATAAAACCGGCCTGGCATATACAAACCGAGGCCTTTAAAAAAGTAATGCTGCTTATGGGGCCGATGATTCTCGGTCTTGTCGCGACACAGCTAAATACGCTGATGGATAAATTTATCGCGCTATGGTTTTCAAGCTCGGCGGAAAAGGGTATGAGCTTTATTCTTTTCGGCAGAGAAATCGCATATCCCATGCATGCCGGAGCGGTTTCACGATTATTCTATGCCCAAAGGCTTTATCAGTTTCCATTCGGGGTTTTCGGTATCAGTCTCGCTACGGTCGTATTTCCGGTTATGAGCGCAGCTGCGGCCAGAAAAGATTCGGCTTCGCTTTGCGTAACAATCGCAAGGGGCATTAAAGGAGCAATCTTTGTTGCTTTTCCGGCGACTGTCGGTCTGATTCTGGTTCGTAAGCCCCTGATTGGTATTTTATTTGAGCGGGGCAGATTTACCTCTGAAGATACTATTTTTACCGCTTCTATTCTCGTATGTTATTCGATAGGACTGACCGGATTTTTTATGCAGCAGATTTGTTCCAAGGCCTATTATTCGACACAGGATTCACGAAAGCCTATGCGAACCACTCTGCTGACGGTGGCATTGAATTTGATACTTAATCTTATATTTATATGGCCGATGGGTGCCGCCGGACTTGCGCTTTCGACGAGTCTGTGTTCGTATCTGCAGGTGGGTATTCTTTTAAAGGGTCTTGCGAAAAAATTCGGCAGGCAATTATTCGACGGCGTGGATATTGAGATTATAAAAATTACAGTCAATACGGTGATTATGTGTTTTGCCACTATTTTTGCAATGAAACTGACCGGGCATCTGCCGCAGCTTATTCAAATAATAATTGTTGTTGCCGTGGCATCTGGGTTGTACCTCGGCGGAGCGGCAGCATTGAAAATCGAGATGCTTTCACTTATAACCGGTCGTAAGTCTATTAAATAA
- a CDS encoding ComF family protein, giving the protein MNKLIHATASYLKNARQLFWHNYCRCCNQIISEDDKHFCSDCWSQMAPCFVDSFCRRCGRELGPFGHLPDGCAKCQEEKFHFDSIACAGIYKQPLNGLIVRFKLADKTHLLPVLTDFAQSAVYKADFFQSADYIVPVPLHWRRRFQRGFNQSALIAKSLKLGDAKFNTDIVKIRHTDDQTAVTFAARKKNLRGAFAVRKGHNFKGKNVCLIDDVKTTGATLNECAKVLKEAGAEKVFAFVLAVAGQKEFNS; this is encoded by the coding sequence GTGAATAAGCTGATACATGCGACAGCGAGTTATCTTAAAAACGCCCGGCAGCTTTTCTGGCATAATTACTGCCGATGCTGCAATCAGATTATTTCTGAGGACGATAAACATTTCTGCTCCGACTGCTGGTCGCAAATGGCCCCTTGCTTCGTTGACAGTTTCTGCCGGCGATGCGGCAGAGAACTCGGACCGTTCGGACATTTGCCCGACGGCTGCGCAAAATGCCAGGAAGAAAAATTTCATTTCGATTCCATCGCCTGCGCAGGGATTTATAAACAGCCTTTGAACGGCCTGATTGTGAGATTTAAACTTGCCGACAAGACACATCTTTTGCCGGTATTGACGGATTTCGCTCAGAGTGCCGTATATAAAGCGGATTTTTTTCAATCGGCCGATTACATTGTTCCTGTGCCGCTTCACTGGCGGAGAAGATTTCAGCGGGGGTTCAATCAGTCCGCACTTATCGCTAAAAGTTTAAAACTCGGCGATGCGAAATTTAATACTGATATTGTTAAAATTCGCCATACCGATGACCAGACCGCAGTTACGTTTGCGGCAAGAAAAAAGAATTTGCGGGGAGCGTTTGCCGTCAGAAAAGGACACAATTTCAAGGGTAAAAATGTTTGCCTTATCGATGATGTCAAAACCACCGGTGCGACACTGAACGAATGCGCAAAGGTTTTAAAAGAAGCCGGTGCCGAAAAGGTTTTTGCGTTTGTGCTGGCTGTTGCGGGGCAGAAGGAATTTAATAGTTGA
- a CDS encoding prepilin-type N-terminal cleavage/methylation domain-containing protein, whose protein sequence is MYKIRKQKKAFTLVELLVVISIIAILLAMIIPALGGARQQAKTVICTSNLKQFGQAFGMYLADYSGNVFMQAYIGKNEQGELGTFWYYGFEPTYASSLPEGERPLFRKYAKLYPYIEQYDSIEICPAFPYGSGMYKPKYNTKWMTYGINANLSLDRRGETPKYIDLDNQVKSPQNLLIFADSAQVNTFQSPASPSNPMVEEWHYVESGKPFIHFRHNQKANILFGDGHVSASKPEKDSIDRRMPELNIGRFDKEIRF, encoded by the coding sequence ATGTATAAAATCAGAAAACAAAAAAAAGCATTTACGCTTGTTGAACTGCTGGTTGTTATTTCGATAATCGCGATTCTGCTTGCAATGATTATTCCTGCGCTCGGCGGCGCAAGACAACAGGCTAAAACGGTTATTTGTACCTCAAATCTTAAACAGTTTGGGCAGGCGTTTGGTATGTATCTGGCAGATTACAGCGGAAATGTTTTTATGCAGGCATACATCGGCAAAAACGAACAGGGTGAATTAGGAACTTTCTGGTATTATGGATTTGAGCCGACATACGCTTCCAGCCTGCCGGAAGGCGAACGCCCGCTTTTTAGGAAATACGCAAAACTGTATCCTTATATAGAGCAGTATGATTCGATTGAAATATGTCCGGCTTTTCCCTATGGCAGCGGCATGTACAAACCCAAATATAATACGAAATGGATGACTTATGGAATCAATGCCAATTTAAGCCTTGATAGAAGGGGAGAAACGCCGAAGTACATAGATTTGGATAATCAGGTCAAATCACCTCAAAATCTTTTGATTTTTGCAGACAGCGCACAGGTAAATACTTTTCAGTCTCCGGCCAGTCCATCCAACCCGATGGTCGAGGAATGGCATTATGTTGAATCTGGTAAACCATTTATTCATTTCAGGCACAACCAGAAGGCTAATATTCTTTTCGGGGATGGGCATGTCTCGGCATCGAAACCTGAAAAAGACAGCATTGACAGGAGAATGCCGGAGCTTAACATAGGCAGGTTTGATAAAGAAATACGATTCTAA
- a CDS encoding PEP-CTERM sorting domain-containing protein (PEP-CTERM proteins occur, often in large numbers, in the proteomes of bacteria that also encode an exosortase, a predicted intramembrane cysteine proteinase. The presence of a PEP-CTERM domain at a protein's C-terminus predicts cleavage within the sorting domain, followed by covalent anchoring to some some component of the (usually Gram-negative) cell surface. Many PEP-CTERM proteins exhibit an unusual sequence composition that includes large numbers of potential glycosylation sites. Expression of one such protein has been shown restore the ability of a bacterium to form floc, a type of biofilm.), with product MKRNVTILLFVLVFGSMLNASPFASSVISFSQGIAADPGYNNPNVVLGAPPVADSGGWPVSIAAAPWEATDVVSLGNGGSITIAFDHQVLNNPVDVEYGTDFLVFGNSFFGTDYEGDGSINYAYFEPAKIEVSQDGIIFYEIANTFADSLYPYTASAGNFIHATPAGIEYMGRQPGDVEADYLGGCGGTQVDISNAIGASLDWIMYVRVTDIAGDSGIADVVGFADVVPEPATIFVLLAGAAFLRRK from the coding sequence ATGAAACGTAATGTAACAATTTTATTGTTTGTTTTGGTTTTCGGTTCGATGTTAAATGCTTCGCCTTTTGCAAGTTCGGTAATTTCGTTTAGTCAGGGTATTGCCGCTGACCCCGGATATAATAATCCAAATGTTGTCCTTGGTGCGCCGCCTGTCGCAGACAGCGGCGGCTGGCCGGTTTCAATTGCGGCAGCGCCGTGGGAAGCAACCGATGTTGTAAGTCTCGGTAATGGCGGTTCAATAACAATAGCTTTTGACCATCAGGTGCTTAATAATCCTGTTGATGTCGAATATGGAACCGATTTTCTGGTTTTCGGTAATTCTTTCTTTGGGACAGATTACGAGGGTGATGGCAGCATAAACTATGCGTATTTTGAACCTGCGAAAATCGAAGTCAGTCAGGACGGAATTATTTTTTATGAAATCGCGAACACATTCGCCGACTCATTATATCCTTATACGGCTTCAGCGGGGAATTTTATTCACGCCACGCCTGCTGGTATCGAGTATATGGGCAGACAGCCTGGTGATGTCGAGGCCGATTATCTCGGCGGCTGCGGCGGAACACAGGTTGACATAAGCAATGCAATAGGTGCATCACTGGACTGGATTATGTACGTTCGCGTTACGGATATCGCCGGTGATAGCGGGATCGCAGATGTTGTAGGATTTGCGGATGTTGTGCCGGAGCCTGCGACTATTTTTGTGCTGCTTGCAGGAGCAGCTTTTCTAAGAAGAAAATAG
- a CDS encoding fumarylacetoacetate hydrolase family protein has protein sequence MKLVTFTKNSYISCGVLTDRGIVNLTPQLLQTDSPVSIKQIIAQGPECLKKVHTITAKSTAFINPAAVEFLAPIPAPGKILALAGNYAKHIIEAGLKLGLTASPRKNTVPRPFLKPNTVINNPDGIIPWPAYSKEIDYEIELAVVIGKEAKCISPQNAKEYIAGYTIANDVSARSVTFKQGREKRPWDEFYDWLNGKWADGFLPLGPCIVTADEIEDPQNLQMVLKVNGEIRQNANTADMIFGVYEIVSFLSYITTLEPGDIIATGTPEGVAMATGNFLKAGDEIECAIEKIGTLTNTLGKKPEKFYEPLI, from the coding sequence ATGAAACTGGTTACATTCACAAAAAATTCTTACATTTCCTGCGGCGTACTGACTGACAGGGGCATTGTGAATTTGACTCCGCAATTACTTCAGACCGATTCACCCGTAAGTATAAAACAGATAATCGCCCAAGGGCCTGAATGCCTGAAAAAAGTCCATACTATTACCGCTAAAAGCACGGCATTTATTAATCCTGCCGCGGTAGAGTTTTTGGCTCCGATACCTGCCCCCGGCAAAATTCTCGCTCTTGCAGGCAATTACGCAAAACACATCATAGAAGCCGGACTTAAACTCGGCCTGACCGCTTCCCCCCGGAAAAACACCGTTCCTCGTCCTTTTCTCAAACCCAATACTGTCATAAATAATCCTGACGGCATAATTCCCTGGCCTGCCTACAGCAAAGAAATCGACTATGAAATCGAGCTTGCAGTGGTCATCGGCAAAGAAGCAAAATGTATAAGTCCGCAGAACGCGAAAGAATATATCGCAGGCTACACAATCGCAAACGATGTCTCGGCTCGCAGCGTAACATTTAAACAGGGAAGAGAAAAAAGACCGTGGGATGAATTTTACGACTGGCTCAACGGCAAATGGGCCGATGGCTTCCTGCCTCTTGGGCCCTGCATCGTTACCGCCGACGAGATTGAAGACCCACAGAATTTACAGATGGTTCTGAAAGTCAACGGCGAAATCCGCCAGAACGCCAACACTGCCGATATGATTTTCGGTGTTTATGAAATAGTATCGTTTTTAAGCTACATAACGACGCTTGAGCCCGGAGATATCATCGCAACGGGAACGCCGGAAGGCGTGGCCATGGCGACAGGAAATTTCCTAAAGGCCGGCGACGAAATCGAATGCGCCATCGAAAAAATCGGCACACTCACAAACACACTCGGCAAAAAACCTGAAAAATTCTACGAACCGTTAATATAG